In Clostridium omnivorum, the DNA window ACTCCATCCAGCTTATAGGATTTAGCCAGGCTATATCCCATTCCATAAGCTGCATAGAGCGACATGAGCCCCATAGTTATTCTAAAAGGCACCATTATTTTACCCACATTTGGCTTTACTGCCTCTGCCCAAGCTGGTACTGGAGGCTGCGCAATAATTAAGAAAAATGAACCTACAATAATTAATGATAGCGTAGAGATAACTCCGTCTCTTATAGCTCTTAAGTGTCTTTGTTCAGATAATCTTGCCATTGGCGGCATAAACTTTTCTTCAATCCATTTTAAAAACCTTTCCATCCCTTTTTCCTCCTATGCTTTATCTTACGTATTTTTTTATTTGTTCTAGAACCTTTGGTGCTCCTATTGGTGTGTATCCCATTGGTACAATAAGCTCTACTGGTACATTAACTGCACCTGCAGCTTCCTGAAATACTGCAAGTCTATGCTTTACTTGAGGTGCTACAATAGCTAAGTCATATCCACCTGATTTAAGCTCATCCTCAAATTCCCCAGTACCAACAGCCTTTATTTCTAGCGGAAAGCCTTTTTTATCTGCTTCTTGCTTAATAGCCTTAACTACTATAGAACTAGACATACCCCCAGAACAAACCATCAAAACTTTCATTTGTTATTCCTCCTTAGATTATAATTATTTATCATGTTATATGTATATTTATATAGCAATTGTCATGCCAACTTTAAAAATTGGTGAAATTGCAAGGTTTTAAAAATAGTGTATCATCTTTTAAGATAAACGATACACTATTTTTTTAGTGTTTTGATACAGTTTTAATGAATTTTGTTACACTTTTTTATTAATAATAATACTGAATACATATACTGTATAGATTAGAACTTATTTTTACTTTCTCCTTTTCGGATTATTTCAATAAGTTCCCTAAAATGTATTGATTTATTTCCATTTTTATATTATAATTATCTACAAATAATGATTGTTATTTAACAAACAATATCGGATTTTTTATATAAATTTTAATAGTAAAGGGTGATTTTTTATGTTAAAAGCTTTAGAGGTAAAAAAAGATATACATTGGGTAGGATCACTGGATCCAGAGCTTAGAGTATTTGACATTGTAATGTACACTCCTTATGGAACAACTTATAACTCTTATGTAGTTAAAGGAAGTGAAAAAACTGCTATCTTCGAGACTGTTAAAGAAAAAACATTTGAACAATACCTTGAAAGACTTAAATCACTAAATATTAACTTTGATGAGATAGCTTATATTGTAGTGGACCACACAGAACCAGACCATGCAGGTTCTGTTGGCAAGCTTTTAGACTATGCTAAAAATGCCAAAGTTGTAGGTTCAGCACCTGCAATAAGATTTTTAAAACAAATAGTAAACAGACCTTTTGAAGAGATAGTTGTTAAGCATGGTGATACACTCAGTCTTGGAAATAAAACCTTAAAATTTATTGATGCTCCATTTTTGCATTGGCCAGATTCTATATATACTTATATAGAGGAAGATAATTTACTTTTAACCTGCGACTCCTTTGGAAGCCACTATTGCTTCGAAGGTATGTACAATGACTTAATTCCAGAAGATAAAAGATCAGAATATATGGAGGCATTAAAATACTACTACGACTGTATCATGGGACCCTTTAAAACTTACGTATTAAAAGCTCTTGATAAGATAAGCAAACTTAAAATAGATACTATATGCACTGGTCATGGACCAATATTAAGAAAAAACATTGAAGAATACTTTGAACTCTACAGAAAATGGAGTACAGAAGTTGCACCAGCAGATGGAAAGACAAGAGTAGTGCTCCCCTATGTAACTGCTTATGGCTACACTGAACAGCTTGCTCAAAAGATTGCTGAGGGTATAAAATCTCAAATTAATGATGCTATTATTGATATGTACGATGTAATCTACCACAAACAAGAGGATATACTTGAAAAAATATACTTTGCAGATGCGGTACTCTTTGGTTCTCCAACTATTAACGGAGATGCCTTAAAGCCAATCCTAGATATTCTAACAATTATGAACCCACTTGTTCACGGCGGCAAGATTGCAGGTGCCTTTGGTTCTTTTGGATGGAGCGGTGAAGCAGTACCAAATATAGAAGCAAGGCTTAGAGCCCTAAGAATGAAGCTGGTAACCCCTGGTCTTAAGATAAATTTCAAGCCTAACGAAGCTGAACTTGAACAGGCCTTTAAGTATGGTGAAAGTGTAGCACTTAAAATCAAGGAAGTTCAAAGTAAAGGTGTTAAACCTTTAGATCGTTCAAACGTTAAGCTTTGGAAATGTATAGTTTGTAATGAAGTATTCGAAGGAGATATGCCTCCTGAAGTTTGCCCAGCATGTGGTGCAGATAAATCACAATTTATAGAAGTAAAAAAGGAAAAACTAGAATTTAAAGTATCTAAAAAAGAAAAGTACGTTATTATAGGCAATGGCGCTGCAGGCTACTACTCTGCAGATGCTATTAGAAAGAGAAACCCAGAAGCAGAAATACAAATTATATCCGGTGAAAAAGCTCTTACCTATTATAGGCCTCAGCTATCGGATTTACTAGTTGAGGAAATAAATGAAAAGAGATTTTACTTATCCCCAGAAAAGTGGTATGAAGATAAAAATATAAAACTACTTCTTAATACATGGGTGGAAACAATTAATAGTGAAAAAAATACTGTAACACTACAAAGTGGAGAAGAAATAAGCTTCGATAAGCTAATAATTGCAACAGGAAGCTCAAACTTTATACCTCCTATTACTGGTGTAAAAAAGCAAGGCGTATTTACTCTTAGAGATATAGATGATTTAAATAATATTAAAGCTGAAATGAAGAGTGCTTCAAATGCAGTAGTAATTGGCGGAGGCATACTTGGAATCGAAAGTGCTGCAATGCTTAAACAATCTGGCCTTAATGTAACTGTAGTAGAACTAGTTCCTAGACTTCTTCCAATTCAACTTGATAAGGAAGGCTCAGAGCTCTTTGAAAGTGAAATTCAAGGTTTTGGTATAACTACACTAAAGGGAGAAGCTGCAGCAGAAATCCTTGGAAATGAACATGTAAGTGGTGTTAAGCTAAAGAGTGGAAAAATTATTGATGCTGATTTAGTAATCTTCTCTGTTGGAATAAGACCAAACAAAGCTCTAGCTGAAAAAGCTGGAATAAAGGTAGACAGAGGCATAATTGTAAATGAGCATATGGAAACCAGCAGTCCTAACATCTATGCCTGCGGTGATGCAGCTCAAGTTAATAATAAGGTATATGGCAACTGGCCTGCTGCTATAGAAATGGCTAAAGCAGCTGGTGCTAATGCTGTAGGTGATACAGTTTCCTTTAAAGATTTTGTCAACTCCACAATATTCAGTGAATTGGGCTTAGAGCTGTACAGCATAGGTGAAATTCCTGAAGCAAGTGCAGAGATAATTGAACTTGGCAGTAAAGATGAGTCAGCTAAGATATATAAAAAATTATTCTTTAGAGATCATAAGCTCATTGGAGGTATTCTCTTAGGTGACAAGTCCAAAGCAGTTAAATTGAGTAATGCTATTAAAACTGGCGACACCCTAGCAGAAGTTTTAAAGAAAGGTATACTGTAAACTATCATAAATCTTCAAAGTAACAAAAATAACAGTCTAGTACTCCAATTAATACCAGACTGTTATTTTTATTATTCTATATTAATAAACAAGTAATATTAACGCCCTGACTTTCTTAGTTCAATTAACTATAATTGCCGTTCTCTAATTTAGCATTAATATAAAAATATCTATCTAATCACTATAATACTTATATGATATATTATTCTATGATTATAGTGACCTATTATTAATACATAATTGCTATAGAATTGGAGATATAATTAACTTAAATAACATTTGATTCCTCAATAAAAAGTTCGGAGTTCTCATTTCTATCATTTGTCTTTATTTTATTTTTAAAATGTGCAAAATATATAATACCACCAAGTATCGCCAAACAGATGTTTACAACTGTAGCACTTCTAAACTCAATAGGTATTGATAGTACTCCTAACGCAATCAGCTGCCATACAATAGTTATTATCAAGAGCGGAGTAGCTAACCATCCAAGGTTAAAGTTATTTTTCTTAAACTTTATATTTTTTCTAACGCTCGCGTAGCTTATTAGTGTTATGAGATAATATACGCATGGAAGCGCTGCTGAAGCTATTGCCAAAACTGTTGGAGTTGAAAAAATTGTGAACATTACTCCACAAGCCCAAAGTAGAACACAAGCAGGGATTGGTATCCCACTTTTCTGGTCTACCTTTTTAAAAATGCTGCTTGCAAAGAAGGCGTTATCTCTTGCCATAGCGTAAACTGTTCTAGAAGCAGAGGTCATAAAAGCTAATCCACATGCAAAAATAGAAACAGTTACAACAATTAAAAAGAGCTTTCCAATTACAGAACCTAAATTTGACTCTATGATTAAAGGTAATGGTGAACTTGATGAATACACTGCAGGTAAACTTTTAATACTAAGCACTGCTGCTATAAGGAATAATGTACCAAAAATTGTACTCAAAACAATAGATGCAACCATAGCTTTTGGAATATTTTTTGACGCATTATGAGTTTCTTCACTCATACTAGCAGCTGTTTCAAATGCGACAAGTGTATAAAAGCCCATGAGTGATGACATTAAAAAAGGTATGAGTAAGGAATGTCCAGAAACTGTTGGATTTACAGCTACAAGATTGCTAACTGGCGCACCATTTCTAAATGCTGCAATAGCTAATACAACTGTTAAAAGTAAAATCCCAACAGATTCCGTAACTACAGAAGCACTTGTTATTACTGAAGATAATTTAACACTAAATACATTTAATATTAATTGCAATGTGAGTACTGAAACTCCAACAATGGTAATAAAATGTGGCGTAGCCTCTACACCAAATAAAGATGCTAAAACTGGACCAAGCGAACTACTTACAGAAGGTATAATAACTATTAAATAACAGAAAGTAATCCAACCAACAAACCAACCAAGGCCTTTTCCATAGAATTTAGATACCCATAAGTAACATTGACCTGTAACTGGCATAAGACTAGACATTTCACAAAATATTAAAGCAATTAATGTTGAACCAAGACCTACTAAAGGAAAAGTCCATATTCCTAATGGACCAATTGTTCCTAATACAAGCCCAAAATTCTGAAAAGTTCCAGTAGTAATTGATATAGCAGAAAATGCTACAGCAAAGGCTCCAAAAAACTTAATTGTTCTTTTTAATTCTTGTTTATAGTTAAAACTCTTTAAAGCATCAGCATCAGTATTAAAATTGTCATTCCCATTTTTCATAAATTTATTTCCCCCATTAATTTATAATTTTAAATCTTTATTCTTTACTAATTTTCATTGATATACTGTTCAGCCTTCTCTAGGTCCTCTATGCAATCAATCTCAAACCAATCATTTGATCCTATCTTCTTAATATGTACATCTAACTCCGGAATTATCTTTCCTACCACATCATCCCAATATACCTTCTCAAAATTGCCTGTCTCAATTACTTCTTCTAACTTTTGTTTTATGAATAATCCATCCTTCTTGGACCAATATGATATCCCAGACATTATATAATCTGTGCCTGGACCAACTTCAATTTCATATACCTTTCCTGTATTATCAAAATGTAACTTCCATTCACTGCTGAAATTTTCTTTTATACCTGAAAAATATGTGGAATTTGATAAATTACTCTCAAAATAGTTTCTTGCCATATAAACATCTGCCTCTGTAACATAACTATCCTGTAGATATTCTCTTACAATATACATCGTATACACATTATTAAAGGTATCATATTTATCATTGTATATTAATTTCACTCCATACTTGTCTTTCAGATACTCAAATTTTTCTTTCAAATATCCTGTGACTAAAATAATATCATCTATACCCTTTTCTTTTAAAAACCTAATTTGTCTTTCAGCCATTGGTTCTCCAGCAACCTTCACCAATGATTTAGGCGTTTCATTAGTTAACGGTCTGAGTCTAGTGCCCATTCCAGCTGCTAAAATTATTGCTCTCATCCTTATCCCTCATTTCTAAATACTTATTGATATTTCTTCCCCCCCTATTATATCTTTCCTGTGCATAGTCAAACAAATAGTCATCACCCTTAGCTGCTGCCCACATACTCCAGAACATATCCTGCATAATCTTATGAATATGTAATTTTAATCTTTCGTCCGATGTAGGTTCTTTTCCAAAATACTTTCTTAAGAATAAATCTTCTTCGTCCTCTGAGAAACTGCATTCAAGACTAACTGCAGCTAAATCATAAAGCGAATCGTAATTTCCACTATATTCCCAATCAATGAGATATATCTTGTCTTCCCCGCTTTTAATAAAGTTTTCAGGGAGCGTTTCCAAATGACTTGGTGCATAATCCATACCCAATTTCTCTAATACATACTTTAAAGGCATGAATGTTTCTTTCATTTTATAATATCCTTCAAAAACTTTTCCATTTGCACTAATAAGAGCATCCTCATAGAATATAGTTCCTTTAAATGGATCAAAGGTATCTTTGAAGGTTCTTCCTGAGTCATGCAGTTTTCTAAGAATCCCAGCCATCAGTTCCATGTTATCTTCCCTTTTCCCTGTAGTAGGATTCAATGTTTCAGCATTTTCAATAAACTTAGTTATTTTAAAGCCGGTATTTTCATCAAAATATATTGTTTCACTGTCTATTCCAAGCTCATAGGCTATAGTAGAATTCATCTTCTCATTAAGTCTATCTATGAACTTTCCAGTCCCGTTACCAGGTACTCTAGCAACATATTCTTTTCCATCCATAACTACTTTGTAGTTTTTATTTGTTAATCCTCCCAGCTTTTCAATTTTTCCTATTCTAGATGGATCTATATCTAGAATTTCAGTCAGCAGATTCTTGACATATTGTTTTCTTATCTCCATTTCTTTTCTTTGGAGCTTTGGATAAATAGTATATCTTAGATTTTTATAATGCTCCGAATTATCTAATTCACTCCAAACCAAATCATCAATTTTAACATATCCTATATTGAATTCATTAGTTATATTTAATAAAACATACTCATAATTCAAATAAGGGTTCTTATTAGATGTAAAATCCTCCAACATTCTTTCATATGCTTCAATTGATATTGCAGATAACCCAATAAACTCTCCATCAACTTTGTTTAACTGATGTATATCTTTAGATATTCTAAAAATATGGTTGTTTCTTATTTCTACTAAAGCTTCATCCCCTGAGTCACTACCATACAATTTCTATTCTCATTTTCAAGAATAGTGCTTACAGCTCTTTCTTCAAAAACCATATCGCTTTCAATCAATAAAAAGTCCCCATCTACAAATTTCTTCGCAAGAGCTAAGGAATGCATTGTTCCAGTCCATTTATATTTTTCATTGTATACAAGGTTTAAATTCTTTTTCTTAGCAAGTTCTTCATAATACTCTTTTTTAAAGCCTGTTATAACTGTTATTTTTTCTATGCCATTAGCATTTAAAATAGTTATAAGCCTTTCAATCATTGCAGAATCTTCTAGTTCTAAAAACCCAACTGGCCTATCAAAACACTTTCTTTCACCAGCTCCTAGAATAACGGCTTGTCTAATCTCAAGCATTTTGATTCCCCCTTAATTTCTACTTATCATATATCTTTGGATATATATAATTAATTAAATTATTGTAATGCCACTTAGTATCAATTTCACTCCATACGAGATCCTCAATTTTCACATATCCAATGTTGTATGTTCTTGCCATATCTAATAAAAGATATTCGTAGTTAAGATATGGATTTTCGTTATGTTTAAATTCTTCAAGCATCTTATTATAAATATCTATAGATAGTTTAGTTATACCTATCATTTCACCATCAACCCTATTAAACTGATGAATATCCTTTGATAATTTATATAAAAATCCATTTTTTAACTCAACAAAAACTTCATCTCCAGAACCACTTGATGTAGTTATTAAGGCACAGTCTCTATTTTTATTATTTAAAACTTCACGTATAGCTCTGTTCTCAAATACCATATCCCCTTCAATAAGCAAAAAATCATCTTTGATAAACTCCTTTGCTTTGGAAAGAGAAGCCATAGTGCCTGTCCATCTATATGCCTCATTATGAACAAGTTGAACATCATTGTTCTTCGCTAATTTTTCATAGTAGTGGCTTTCATAACCAGTGACTATTATTATATTTTCTATAGCACATTCCTTAAGCTGATACAGAAGCCTCTCTATTACATTGATTTCTCCTAAAGGAAGGAAGCCAATTGGTTTTTCAAATTCCGAACGTTCTCCAGCTGCTAAAATAACAGCATAATTAATTTTCTTCTCAACTTGCTGAGATACAAGCATCTTCATATTAGCAGCGCCCTTTATATATTCCTCAAGAGCTTCAAGTGCCTTTTCGTTAAGTAAATAGCTTGATTTTCTAGCATTTTTCTCAACTCTAATATAATCTTTTTCTAAGAGATATTTTATTATGGAGTTAGACTTTCCTATTGAAATTTCAGCTTCTACTGCAATTTCCCTTTGGCTTATTTTACTGCGCTTATTTATTATCTCTAAAACTTTTAGTTCTTTCTCCAACATTCTTAAACAAATCTCCCTATATAAGATTATTTTTGCATTCATTATTTGAACATATTCATTTTATCACTAATTTTCTTACAAAAGCAATAAATTTGCATAACAAATTCAAATTATACACAAAAAAAATCACTCCAAATTCTTATTAGAGTGATTTACGCTATATTATGTTAATTTTTTTAATTATTTTCTATTTCCTTCAGTTTGCTTATTATAAAGTTATTATCTTCAAAATCTCTAACTGCAATTCTAACATATTGCTTATTTTCAAAAGCAATTTTACCTGTGCAATCCTTAATGAATATACTGTACTTATTCAATAAAAGTCTAGTTAACTCTCCAGAAGTAAATCTATCAGTAACTTCACATAGAAAATAGTTCGCTTTAGTAGGAATAACTCTTAAAAAGCAAATTTTTGAAAGCTCTTCATAAAATCTATCCCTCTCCTCCGAAATTTTAACACATGCTTTTGCATACCTATCTTGATACTTCCCAATTATCTGCAAGAAATATTCGCCAAAAGAATTAATGTTCCATATGGACAGTTCACTTCTAATCTTTGCTATTAAATCTATATCTCCATTTGCAAGAACTCCAAGTCTTGCTCCTGGCACGCCATAACTTTTGCTTATGCTCTTAATAACAATTAAATTTTTGTTACTTTCAAGCAGTTCTGAATTTATTAAAGTAAACATGGCATCTTCTCCAGCAAAATCTACAAAAGATTCATCATATATAAGATACTTATTTTCTGCCTTTAGGTATACTAATAAATCCAATACTTCTTCCTTAGTCATAAAGTGGCCGCTAGGGTTGTCAGGGTTTATTAAGAGAAGTGCATCTACATCTTTTGAAAATTCCTTTAGTTCATCTACCGTATATGAAAAATCATCATTTTTTGGTATAAACTTTTTCACTCTATCATAACCTGCACTTTCAGGGTACTCATTAAAGGTGGGAAATGTAACTCCTACAGTTCCCTTAAATGCCTTGAACACTCCTCTAATAAGCTCTGCAGCACCATTACCTACTAGTATTTGCTGAACTCTGCAGCCAAACATCTTTGATGCTAAAAGATTTTGAGTATTTAACCCAGAAGGATACTCAGAAAGCAGCACATCAAAGTTTGATTTAAATTCGTCAAGCATCTTTTCATTTGGAAAATATGGGTTTACTAAGTAGCAGAAATCCTTTAGTTTAGGAAAACGCCAATATCCCCCAAATCTCTTTTGATACATCTTTAATTCGTTCTCAAAGTCAGCAAATAATACTTCAGCAATATCTAAATCCTGTACATCATCAATTTCATACCATTTTTCATTTGTAAGTTTGAAAGCTTTCAAGTTCAAATTATCTATGTAAGTCATAACTCTAAGTACTTGTTCATAATATTCATTATTTCCTAATGCTTGTATATATGCTTTTAAAAATGGTATATAACAATTTTTTGAAAATTCCTTAGAAAATTTATATATGTTAACTGTTTTATAATAATCCTTGCAATTATTCCATTTAAACCCTTTCTTGGGTACAAAACTTACTATATCATTTTCTTCATTTAGAACAGTTACAGTCCCATCCATCCAGCTTTCAAAAGGCGCTACAACTGCAATATTGGGATTAGGATCTTGAATAACCTTATGAAGTATGCCTTCTTCAAAGATTAAGTCACTTTCAAGAAGTATTGTATCATCTTCTGCCAAGTATTCACTAGCTAATCCAAGAGAGTATATATTGTTTGTCTTATTATACACATCATTAAATACATACTTAACTTTTATCCCTTTATAGTTATCACCGATAAATTCTCTTAGCTTCTCCCCCTCATATCCTACAACTAAAATAATTTTGGATATGTCAATATTAACTAGAGCATCAAGTGCTCTTTCTATTAATGTTACCCCATTAACTCTAACCATGCATTTAGTTTGATTTTTAGTATATTCTCCGAGTCTTTTCCCCATTCCGGCAGCTAATATTAATGCATGCATCTCTTATCCCCCTAACAAAAAGTATAATTATATGTTCATATTTTGAACAATATAATTATACTCTTTGTTTTATCCTAAATCAAGGCTAAACATCAATCCAAAAAATAAAACTAATATTCCTCCCCACTAAGCACTAATTCATAATAAATTTACTTAAATAGTCTAGTGCTTCTACTTCAAAAGCTAAAGACTTTATAGTATAATAATTAAGTCGACATGAAAATATGGAAAATACATGCTTTTGTGCAAAACACAAACTTAGAAAGAGGGTATACAATGGATAATAGACCAAGCCGTATGGACAATAGGCATGACCGTAAGGATAAAAATAAAAAAGGTAAGAAAAAAGGTAAAGGTAAAGTAATAGCACTTGTTGTTGGACTTATATTTTTGTTTATAATAGCTGCAGGGGGCACTTATGGGTATCTTCAGTTAAATAAAATGAAAAGTGCCAAGTTGTCAAAATCAGATTCTGATTTAGGTATATCTGATGCAACTCAAGAAAGATTAAAAAAGGAAAATGCTGATGAAGTAGTAAATATAGCACTATTCGGATTGGATGCGAGAGAGGCAAATGAAGCAAGCCGTTCAGACTCCATGATAATAGTATCTGTTGATAAAAAGCATAACAAAATAAAAATGACTTCCTTGATGAGAGACTCCTATGTAAATGTACCAGGTCATGGAATGACAAAGCTTACACACGCATATGCTTATGGTGGACCACAACTTGCTATAAAAACCATAAACAGCAACTTTGCTCTTAATATAAAAGATTATGTTACTGTTGATTTTTTTGAATTTGGAAAAATTATAGATGCTTTTGGTGGTGTAACTCTAGACATTAAAAAAGAAGAGATTGAATATATGAATTTCTATATAAGAGAAATGAACGGCTTACAAAAATCAAACGTACCTGAAATTAAAAAAACAGGTCCTCAAAATTTATCTGGTCTTCAGGCTGTTGCATATACTAGAATAAGGTACACATCCGGTGGTGATTTTGAAAGAA includes these proteins:
- a CDS encoding PTS sugar transporter subunit IIB, whose translation is MKVLMVCSGGMSSSIVVKAIKQEADKKGFPLEIKAVGTGEFEDELKSGGYDLAIVAPQVKHRLAVFQEAAGAVNVPVELIVPMGYTPIGAPKVLEQIKKYVR
- a CDS encoding FAD-dependent oxidoreductase, whose product is MLKALEVKKDIHWVGSLDPELRVFDIVMYTPYGTTYNSYVVKGSEKTAIFETVKEKTFEQYLERLKSLNINFDEIAYIVVDHTEPDHAGSVGKLLDYAKNAKVVGSAPAIRFLKQIVNRPFEEIVVKHGDTLSLGNKTLKFIDAPFLHWPDSIYTYIEEDNLLLTCDSFGSHYCFEGMYNDLIPEDKRSEYMEALKYYYDCIMGPFKTYVLKALDKISKLKIDTICTGHGPILRKNIEEYFELYRKWSTEVAPADGKTRVVLPYVTAYGYTEQLAQKIAEGIKSQINDAIIDMYDVIYHKQEDILEKIYFADAVLFGSPTINGDALKPILDILTIMNPLVHGGKIAGAFGSFGWSGEAVPNIEARLRALRMKLVTPGLKINFKPNEAELEQAFKYGESVALKIKEVQSKGVKPLDRSNVKLWKCIVCNEVFEGDMPPEVCPACGADKSQFIEVKKEKLEFKVSKKEKYVIIGNGAAGYYSADAIRKRNPEAEIQIISGEKALTYYRPQLSDLLVEEINEKRFYLSPEKWYEDKNIKLLLNTWVETINSEKNTVTLQSGEEISFDKLIIATGSSNFIPPITGVKKQGVFTLRDIDDLNNIKAEMKSASNAVVIGGGILGIESAAMLKQSGLNVTVVELVPRLLPIQLDKEGSELFESEIQGFGITTLKGEAAAEILGNEHVSGVKLKSGKIIDADLVIFSVGIRPNKALAEKAGIKVDRGIIVNEHMETSSPNIYACGDAAQVNNKVYGNWPAAIEMAKAAGANAVGDTVSFKDFVNSTIFSELGLELYSIGEIPEASAEIIELGSKDESAKIYKKLFFRDHKLIGGILLGDKSKAVKLSNAIKTGDTLAEVLKKGIL
- a CDS encoding APC family permease, giving the protein MKNGNDNFNTDADALKSFNYKQELKRTIKFFGAFAVAFSAISITTGTFQNFGLVLGTIGPLGIWTFPLVGLGSTLIALIFCEMSSLMPVTGQCYLWVSKFYGKGLGWFVGWITFCYLIVIIPSVSSSLGPVLASLFGVEATPHFITIVGVSVLTLQLILNVFSVKLSSVITSASVVTESVGILLLTVVLAIAAFRNGAPVSNLVAVNPTVSGHSLLIPFLMSSLMGFYTLVAFETAASMSEETHNASKNIPKAMVASIVLSTIFGTLFLIAAVLSIKSLPAVYSSSSPLPLIIESNLGSVIGKLFLIVVTVSIFACGLAFMTSASRTVYAMARDNAFFASSIFKKVDQKSGIPIPACVLLWACGVMFTIFSTPTVLAIASAALPCVYYLITLISYASVRKNIKFKKNNFNLGWLATPLLIITIVWQLIALGVLSIPIEFRSATVVNICLAILGGIIYFAHFKNKIKTNDRNENSELFIEESNVI
- a CDS encoding sugar phosphate nucleotidyltransferase, whose product is MRAIILAAGMGTRLRPLTNETPKSLVKVAGEPMAERQIRFLKEKGIDDIILVTGYLKEKFEYLKDKYGVKLIYNDKYDTFNNVYTMYIVREYLQDSYVTEADVYMARNYFESNLSNSTYFSGIKENFSSEWKLHFDNTGKVYEIEVGPGTDYIMSGISYWSKKDGLFIKQKLEEVIETGNFEKVYWDDVVGKIIPELDVHIKKIGSNDWFEIDCIEDLEKAEQYINEN
- a CDS encoding phosphotransferase — encoded protein: MYGSDSGDEALVEIRNNHIFRISKDIHQLNKVDGEFIGLSAISIEAYERMLEDFTSNKNPYLNYEYVLLNITNEFNIGYVKIDDLVWSELDNSEHYKNLRYTIYPKLQRKEMEIRKQYVKNLLTEILDIDPSRIGKIEKLGGLTNKNYKVVMDGKEYVARVPGNGTGKFIDRLNEKMNSTIAYELGIDSETIYFDENTGFKITKFIENAETLNPTTGKREDNMELMAGILRKLHDSGRTFKDTFDPFKGTIFYEDALISANGKVFEGYYKMKETFMPLKYVLEKLGMDYAPSHLETLPENFIKSGEDKIYLIDWEYSGNYDSLYDLAAVSLECSFSEDEEDLFLRKYFGKEPTSDERLKLHIHKIMQDMFWSMWAAAKGDDYLFDYAQERYNRGGRNINKYLEMRDKDESNNFSSWNGH
- a CDS encoding NTP transferase domain-containing protein; amino-acid sequence: MLEIRQAVILGAGERKCFDRPVGFLELEDSAMIERLITILNANGIEKITVITGFKKEYYEELAKKKNLNLVYNEKYKWTGTMHSLALAKKFVDGDFLLIESDMVFEERAVSTILENENRNCMVVTQGMKL
- a CDS encoding NTP transferase domain-containing protein, with protein sequence MLEKELKVLEIINKRSKISQREIAVEAEISIGKSNSIIKYLLEKDYIRVEKNARKSSYLLNEKALEALEEYIKGAANMKMLVSQQVEKKINYAVILAAGERSEFEKPIGFLPLGEINVIERLLYQLKECAIENIIIVTGYESHYYEKLAKNNDVQLVHNEAYRWTGTMASLSKAKEFIKDDFLLIEGDMVFENRAIREVLNNKNRDCALITTSSGSGDEVFVELKNGFLYKLSKDIHQFNRVDGEMIGITKLSIDIYNKMLEEFKHNENPYLNYEYLLLDMARTYNIGYVKIEDLVWSEIDTKWHYNNLINYIYPKIYDK
- a CDS encoding aminotransferase class I/II-fold pyridoxal phosphate-dependent enzyme, which translates into the protein MHALILAAGMGKRLGEYTKNQTKCMVRVNGVTLIERALDALVNIDISKIILVVGYEGEKLREFIGDNYKGIKVKYVFNDVYNKTNNIYSLGLASEYLAEDDTILLESDLIFEEGILHKVIQDPNPNIAVVAPFESWMDGTVTVLNEENDIVSFVPKKGFKWNNCKDYYKTVNIYKFSKEFSKNCYIPFLKAYIQALGNNEYYEQVLRVMTYIDNLNLKAFKLTNEKWYEIDDVQDLDIAEVLFADFENELKMYQKRFGGYWRFPKLKDFCYLVNPYFPNEKMLDEFKSNFDVLLSEYPSGLNTQNLLASKMFGCRVQQILVGNGAAELIRGVFKAFKGTVGVTFPTFNEYPESAGYDRVKKFIPKNDDFSYTVDELKEFSKDVDALLLINPDNPSGHFMTKEEVLDLLVYLKAENKYLIYDESFVDFAGEDAMFTLINSELLESNKNLIVIKSISKSYGVPGARLGVLANGDIDLIAKIRSELSIWNINSFGEYFLQIIGKYQDRYAKACVKISEERDRFYEELSKICFLRVIPTKANYFLCEVTDRFTSGELTRLLLNKYSIFIKDCTGKIAFENKQYVRIAVRDFEDNNFIISKLKEIENN
- a CDS encoding LCP family protein, with translation MDNRPSRMDNRHDRKDKNKKGKKKGKGKVIALVVGLIFLFIIAAGGTYGYLQLNKMKSAKLSKSDSDLGISDATQERLKKENADEVVNIALFGLDAREANEASRSDSMIIVSVDKKHNKIKMTSLMRDSYVNVPGHGMTKLTHAYAYGGPQLAIKTINSNFALNIKDYVTVDFFEFGKIIDAFGGVTLDIKKEEIEYMNFYIREMNGLQKSNVPEIKKTGPQNLSGLQAVAYTRIRYTSGGDFERTERQRKVLTALFNKVQEAGVTKYPGFVSALLPYVETSISKVDILKLGTTVFTNGIKTLEQERFPIDGYCNGKTIDGVWYLWTDIPATTDQIHKYIFDDVKPTPKAPLF